In one window of Fusobacteria bacterium ZRK30 DNA:
- the recQ gene encoding DNA helicase RecQ, with product MLKKAEKVLFQYFGYKKFRTNQEEIISSILDGRNLLGIIPTGSGKSICYQIPALLSPKLTIVISPLISLMKDQVDTLKISNIPSAFINSSLSKEEYVDIIRQLRQNKLKLLYIAPERLLNAKFTNLLAGLQIGMVAVDEAHCISQWGHDFRKSYLEIPKFIEKLGQNIQITAFTATATPKVKEDIIDLLEMSNPKIFVGGFDRKNLFFKVVKNEDAESFLVDYLDTHRKAPGIIYASTRKEVDNLYAYLRLKHFSVGKYHAGLTDEERKKFQNKFITGDIRVMIATNAFGMGIDKSNVRFVIHRNIPKDIESYYQEAGRGGRDGGQAECILMFYPEDIGTQEFFIDMNRDLSPELKRNKLKKLDKMVAYTEIKSCLREYSLKYFGDRRIKNYCGNCSNCTGLKDVENNTVDTQKVLSCIGRSKENIGIRMVIRLLLGEISDKITRKGLDKISTFGIFKDYDKNLLEEFINYLISEGYIDQTAGSYPVLKLNEKSFDVLNGNIQVLRKKNEVVSFDYYENPIFERLNEVRREIAEKEGIAPYVLLSDVTLMELADKKPINRWEMLKIKGIGNQKFENYGQQFLDVLITEVEIENLKNNGIQENSKADKKYLVEIEKVKYLKESLNLNIDVEELAQAISEIFF from the coding sequence ATGTTAAAAAAAGCTGAGAAGGTATTGTTTCAATATTTTGGATATAAAAAATTTAGAACCAATCAAGAGGAGATCATCTCCTCTATTTTGGATGGAAGAAATCTTTTAGGTATAATCCCAACCGGCAGCGGAAAATCTATTTGTTATCAGATTCCGGCATTACTCTCACCTAAACTTACCATAGTCATCTCTCCTCTGATCTCCCTCATGAAAGATCAGGTAGATACCCTTAAGATCTCTAATATCCCTTCTGCTTTTATAAACAGCTCTCTCTCAAAGGAGGAATATGTAGATATCATCAGGCAGTTACGGCAAAACAAACTGAAACTTCTTTATATAGCTCCTGAAAGGCTTCTCAATGCTAAGTTTACAAATCTGCTGGCTGGTCTTCAGATAGGAATGGTTGCTGTAGATGAGGCCCACTGTATATCCCAATGGGGACATGATTTTAGAAAATCTTATCTGGAGATCCCTAAATTTATTGAAAAATTGGGCCAGAATATACAGATAACTGCATTTACTGCTACAGCTACTCCAAAGGTAAAGGAAGATATCATAGACCTATTAGAGATGAGCAATCCTAAGATATTTGTAGGAGGCTTTGACCGAAAGAATCTATTCTTTAAAGTAGTAAAAAATGAAGATGCCGAATCATTTTTAGTAGATTATTTAGATACCCATAGGAAAGCTCCCGGGATCATCTATGCTTCTACACGAAAAGAAGTAGATAACCTCTATGCCTATCTGAGATTAAAGCATTTCAGTGTTGGAAAATATCACGCAGGACTAACCGATGAGGAACGTAAAAAATTCCAGAATAAATTCATAACTGGAGATATCAGAGTTATGATTGCAACTAATGCCTTTGGTATGGGGATCGATAAATCCAACGTAAGATTTGTTATCCACCGGAATATCCCCAAGGATATTGAAAGTTACTACCAGGAAGCTGGTCGTGGCGGCCGTGATGGTGGGCAGGCAGAGTGTATCTTGATGTTTTATCCTGAAGATATTGGCACGCAAGAATTTTTTATAGATATGAATAGGGATCTCTCTCCGGAGTTAAAGAGAAATAAATTAAAAAAATTAGATAAGATGGTAGCCTATACTGAGATAAAATCTTGTTTACGAGAATATTCATTAAAGTATTTTGGTGACAGGAGGATAAAAAATTATTGTGGGAATTGCAGTAATTGTACTGGTCTAAAGGATGTTGAAAATAATACTGTAGACACACAAAAAGTCCTCTCATGTATCGGTAGATCCAAGGAAAACATTGGGATTAGGATGGTTATCCGTCTCCTGTTAGGTGAGATAAGTGATAAAATCACTAGAAAAGGATTGGATAAAATCTCAACCTTTGGGATTTTTAAAGATTATGATAAGAACCTGTTGGAGGAGTTTATCAACTACCTTATCTCTGAGGGATATATAGATCAAACAGCTGGATCCTATCCGGTACTTAAATTAAATGAAAAATCATTTGATGTTCTCAATGGGAATATTCAGGTGCTTCGAAAGAAAAATGAGGTTGTATCCTTTGATTATTATGAAAACCCTATCTTTGAAAGGTTAAATGAAGTACGGCGTGAGATCGCAGAAAAAGAGGGCATAGCTCCATATGTTCTCCTATCAGATGTGACCCTTATGGAATTGGCCGACAAAAAACCCATTAACAGATGGGAGATGTTAAAAATTAAGGGAATCGGTAACCAGAAATTTGAAAATTACGGGCAACAATTTTTAGATGTTTTGATCACAGAGGTGGAGATTGAAAATTTAAAAAATAACGGCATTCAGGAAAATTCAAAAGCCGATAAAAAATACCTGGTTGAAATAGAAAAGGTAAAATACCTTAAGGAAAGTTTAAACTTAAATATAGATGTAGAAGAGTTAGCTCAGGCTATAAGTGAGATATTCTTCTAA
- a CDS encoding class I SAM-dependent methyltransferase — protein sequence MGNKCCYDFFMDPIEKKFLTKLRKKLLSKAEGKILEIGSGTGVNFELYGKHDVVAIEPDEKLRTESLNKVKNNKIKVISGDAENLEFKDNEFDTVVVMLVLCTIPDNKKALLEIRRVCKAGGKILVLEHIKHKNKILAVIQDILTPVWKKIAMGCHLNRKTVDIIDALGFKIVQKEYYIGNNFVLLEILNNK from the coding sequence ATGGGAAATAAATGCTGTTATGATTTTTTTATGGACCCTATAGAGAAAAAATTTTTAACTAAACTTCGAAAAAAATTATTATCTAAAGCTGAGGGCAAAATTTTAGAGATTGGTTCGGGAACAGGAGTAAATTTTGAATTATATGGGAAACATGATGTTGTTGCCATTGAACCAGACGAAAAATTAAGAACAGAATCATTGAATAAAGTAAAGAATAATAAAATAAAAGTTATTTCAGGAGATGCAGAAAATTTAGAATTTAAAGACAATGAATTTGATACAGTAGTTGTGATGCTGGTTCTTTGTACAATTCCTGATAATAAAAAAGCACTTCTGGAAATTAGGAGGGTTTGTAAGGCTGGCGGAAAGATCCTAGTCTTAGAACATATCAAACACAAGAATAAAATTTTAGCTGTGATCCAGGATATCCTGACTCCAGTATGGAAAAAAATAGCTATGGGGTGCCATTTAAACAGAAAAACTGTAGATATTATAGATGCCCTGGGATTTAAGATAGTTCAAAAAGAATACTATATAGGAAATAATTTTGTCCTTTTGGAGATTCTTAACAATAAATAA
- a CDS encoding mechanosensitive ion channel, giving the protein MTEQNTFLKKIYELLTDTDRFAGLIEQIILFSVRAIIAVLVFLIFRKIIDTLMKKYEQLDRKDSNKSLHTFSRSILRLSLNFIAIMIALLIIGVKQTAFVGLLGGAGLGIGLALKDTLANFAGGVILIVFKAYEIGDFIEIDGQSGSVHEINVFATTLNTIDNKRILVPNGLATSHQIINYTKNKMRRVDLLFGISYNDDFKKAIKILTEIAESHPQISQRVDKTIRLRELADSSVNITFRVWCKSEDYWGVYYDVMESAKLRFDEDGISIPFPQMDIHMHNPEKEIAPNN; this is encoded by the coding sequence ATGACAGAACAAAATACATTTTTAAAAAAAATATATGAATTACTTACCGATACCGACAGATTTGCAGGACTTATTGAACAAATCATCTTATTTTCTGTACGGGCAATTATTGCAGTTTTAGTCTTTCTTATCTTTAGAAAAATTATAGATACTCTAATGAAAAAATATGAACAATTGGATAGAAAAGACTCTAATAAATCCCTACATACTTTTTCCAGATCGATCTTGAGATTATCTTTAAATTTTATAGCTATCATGATTGCACTTCTGATAATAGGTGTAAAACAGACTGCTTTTGTAGGACTTCTAGGAGGTGCAGGTTTAGGTATTGGTTTAGCACTGAAAGACACACTGGCAAATTTTGCCGGCGGAGTCATATTAATAGTATTTAAAGCCTATGAAATAGGTGATTTTATAGAAATTGACGGTCAGAGCGGGAGTGTCCACGAGATAAATGTTTTTGCTACAACACTGAATACAATAGATAATAAGAGGATCCTGGTTCCAAATGGTCTGGCTACTTCCCATCAAATAATAAACTATACAAAGAATAAGATGAGAAGGGTAGATCTTTTATTTGGAATCTCTTATAACGATGATTTCAAAAAGGCTATAAAAATATTGACAGAGATAGCCGAATCTCACCCTCAAATTTCACAGAGGGTAGATAAGACCATTAGGTTGAGGGAGTTAGCTGATAGTTCAGTAAACATTACCTTTAGAGTTTGGTGTAAATCTGAAGATTATTGGGGAGTCTACTACGATGTCATGGAATCAGCAAAACTTAGGTTTGATGAAGATGGTATAAGTATTCCATTCCCGCAGATGGATATCCATATGCACAATCCAGAGAAAGAAATTGCACCTAATAATTAA
- a CDS encoding phaC PHA synthase, with the protein MKRIKILLGMIWLISTMTFAETPFQLGVPGTNMPADQTVKGVRLNLLYGKNTNMSGLDINILALGETDNFKGVQLSPFWIGANKVNNSFTGVGIGAANIHLGQSTGVALGVVNYTNDFTGLQWGFVNFNQKKSVINLGGINFNQGESIVDIGFVNYAEKTTFQLGFVNFTNDLQGVQVGFINFAKNGFFPVFPFFNIDGRL; encoded by the coding sequence ATGAAAAGAATTAAAATTTTATTGGGGATGATATGGTTAATTTCTACCATGACCTTTGCAGAAACTCCATTTCAATTGGGAGTACCAGGAACTAATATGCCGGCAGATCAAACTGTAAAAGGGGTAAGACTTAACTTGCTTTATGGAAAAAATACCAATATGAGCGGTTTGGACATAAATATTTTAGCTTTAGGTGAAACTGATAACTTTAAAGGGGTACAGTTAAGTCCATTTTGGATTGGAGCTAATAAGGTGAATAATTCATTTACAGGTGTAGGTATAGGTGCAGCTAACATTCATTTGGGACAGTCTACAGGTGTAGCTTTAGGAGTTGTTAACTATACCAATGATTTTACAGGTTTACAGTGGGGATTTGTTAACTTTAACCAGAAGAAATCAGTGATTAATTTAGGAGGGATCAACTTTAACCAGGGAGAGTCTATAGTTGATATTGGTTTTGTGAATTATGCAGAAAAAACTACTTTTCAACTTGGTTTTGTTAACTTTACCAATGACTTACAAGGTGTTCAAGTAGGATTTATTAACTTTGCAAAAAATGGATTTTTCCCGGTTTTCCCATTTTTTAATATAGATGGAAGACTGTAA
- a CDS encoding SUMF1/EgtB/PvdO family nonheme iron enzyme, whose amino-acid sequence MKYIRKIGIILSLLILFGFSYGQEGFKAKSMKMILNKTTALADGQDEIRITYRIEDDNGVPLRNIDKKEVNLLIDGVESSEFILRSNEDKTFEITLIYGNLKTKTKVKFIKENKQLKISLSKSRILADGIDEIIIGTTDDQGNKWNDSVILYINGKEVSTNLFKTKNTGKYTVIARSGKFESEKGKITAYEKINTLNLKADKVDLLANGVDQISFTLDGRDQNGITRNIDDFTLVDPQGKNISETKSLTTKNPGNYRVRALYKGEYSNYITYISELPKKFNVVSHYPVGETINLNTVIEVALNIEPKNYKDSLEVLLDGRPISGNLTYEKNSKSLRFIPDQPLKLNTTYKVKLKKSITGVDENKLKNDFTFEFETTSRKDLETVKVERGSFILGDETSKLWKFSSPTQEAFIQYDYFIGKTPVTFDIYDQYTRDMRLPLVDDNGWGRKTRPVINVTWNDTIGFLNWLSKKENLPPAYDKNGNLIDSDGNRTRDITKVTGYRLPTEIEWEFAGKGGIKSRPTLFSGSNDVGAVSWYSDNSMDKTHEVATKMPNELGIYDMSGNVWEWINDNSGVYSGIERINSIGPKYGSLKILRGGSFNSIMSDTQLTFRDELSPNTKDIYYGFRIARTIKEKK is encoded by the coding sequence ATGAAATATATAAGAAAAATCGGGATAATATTATCCTTATTGATATTGTTTGGATTTTCATATGGACAGGAGGGTTTTAAGGCAAAATCCATGAAGATGATCCTGAATAAGACCACAGCTTTAGCCGATGGACAAGATGAGATAAGGATTACCTATAGGATAGAGGATGATAATGGTGTCCCCCTTAGAAATATCGATAAAAAAGAAGTAAATCTTCTGATTGATGGAGTTGAAAGCAGTGAATTTATCCTGAGATCCAACGAGGATAAAACTTTTGAAATAACTCTGATCTATGGAAATCTCAAAACAAAAACCAAAGTAAAATTTATAAAAGAAAATAAACAATTAAAGATCTCCCTTTCTAAATCAAGAATTTTAGCTGATGGAATCGATGAAATAATTATAGGAACCACAGATGACCAGGGAAATAAATGGAATGACAGTGTAATCCTCTATATAAATGGAAAAGAAGTTTCCACTAATCTGTTTAAAACAAAAAACACAGGAAAGTATACAGTCATTGCCAGATCCGGGAAATTTGAAAGTGAGAAGGGAAAAATAACTGCATATGAAAAAATTAATACTTTAAATTTAAAGGCAGATAAAGTTGATCTCCTCGCCAATGGAGTAGATCAAATAAGCTTTACCTTGGATGGAAGGGATCAGAATGGAATAACTCGGAATATAGATGATTTTACCCTGGTAGATCCTCAAGGAAAAAATATATCTGAAACAAAATCATTGACTACAAAAAATCCAGGTAATTACAGGGTTAGAGCTCTTTATAAAGGGGAGTATTCCAATTATATAACCTATATTTCTGAACTGCCTAAAAAGTTCAATGTAGTTTCACACTACCCAGTAGGGGAAACCATAAATTTAAATACTGTGATAGAGGTCGCACTAAATATAGAGCCTAAAAATTATAAGGACAGTTTAGAAGTTTTATTGGATGGAAGGCCTATTTCAGGCAACCTTACATACGAGAAAAACTCTAAATCACTGAGATTTATACCTGATCAGCCGTTAAAATTAAATACAACATATAAGGTAAAACTAAAAAAATCTATTACAGGAGTCGATGAAAATAAATTAAAAAATGATTTCACCTTTGAATTTGAGACGACTTCTAGAAAAGATCTAGAAACAGTTAAAGTCGAAAGAGGTTCATTTATACTAGGAGACGAGACTAGTAAACTGTGGAAGTTTTCATCTCCTACACAGGAGGCCTTTATCCAATATGATTACTTTATCGGGAAAACACCAGTGACTTTTGATATCTACGATCAATATACCAGAGATATGAGGCTGCCCCTTGTAGATGATAATGGCTGGGGACGTAAGACTAGACCAGTTATTAATGTTACTTGGAATGACACTATAGGGTTTTTAAATTGGTTATCCAAAAAAGAAAATCTGCCGCCGGCCTATGATAAAAATGGGAATCTTATCGATTCAGACGGGAATAGAACCCGGGATATAACTAAAGTTACAGGATATAGACTGCCCACTGAGATTGAGTGGGAATTTGCCGGGAAGGGAGGTATAAAATCTAGACCTACCCTATTCAGCGGATCAAATGATGTAGGAGCAGTAAGCTGGTATTCCGACAATTCAATGGATAAAACTCATGAAGTAGCCACAAAAATGCCAAATGAATTAGGAATCTATGATATGAGCGGAAATGTCTGGGAGTGGATTAATGACAATAGCGGTGTTTATTCAGGAATAGAGAGGATAAACAGTATAGGACCTAAGTATGGATCGTTAAAAATATTAAGAGGTGGTTCATTTAACAGTATAATGAGTGATACTCAATTAACCTTCAGAGATGAACTTTCTCCCAATACCAAGGATATCTATTATGGATTTAGAATTGCAAGAACAATTAAGGAGAAAAAATAA
- a CDS encoding ATP-binding cassette domain-containing protein: MNKINITDLSFSYENPYKEIFNKLNIEIDTSWKTIIYGKNGRGKSTLLKLIDGELIKDGGKIKCDKTFFNFSFQQKAEGNTRVLEFIKDNLAPYKLYEDEMERLLLDPTEDNLIKYGEIEEKYRELDGYQIENLIEKELLNIKLDLNILNRFYNSLSGGEKTKIQLISLFLKKNSFPLIDEPTNHLDIESRKLIGEYLKDQKRGFICISHDRNFLNTVGDHILHLHSKREAKIYNTTFFKFEENYLQLLESEKKKNENLKSNIKKKEDSFKQKSEWAEKAQRKMAKTPASGSKGGLELLGVRAKALMKSAKGYEKKAREHIEAKKKLVKNFEKEYEIKFKDVKLLPQKILRVDNLDISYGDKKIISNLSFSIDRGERVAIIGPNGSGKTSIFKAVLNQIKFTGNIFIDSRINIGYLPQELLPKDMTLEEFLIDSNIDIKLFTPFLAAFDIRGNLLGKDTSLLSQGETRKLYMALNIYLEKDFFIWDEPLNFLDLHTRTRIEKAILKYNPTILFIEHDDLFVERVANKIITLK, from the coding sequence TTGAATAAAATAAATATAACAGATTTAAGTTTTTCCTATGAGAATCCCTATAAGGAGATATTCAACAAGTTAAATATAGAGATTGATACATCGTGGAAAACTATAATCTATGGAAAAAACGGCAGGGGAAAGAGTACGCTGTTAAAACTAATAGATGGCGAACTGATCAAAGACGGAGGAAAGATAAAGTGTGATAAAACATTTTTTAACTTCTCTTTCCAGCAGAAAGCAGAGGGAAATACCAGGGTATTGGAGTTTATCAAAGATAATTTAGCCCCCTATAAACTCTATGAAGATGAGATGGAAAGGCTATTATTAGATCCAACTGAAGATAACTTGATTAAATATGGGGAAATCGAGGAAAAATACCGGGAATTAGACGGGTATCAAATTGAAAATTTAATAGAAAAAGAGCTGTTAAATATAAAATTAGATCTGAATATCTTAAATAGATTTTATAACTCTCTCAGCGGGGGAGAAAAAACAAAGATACAGTTAATCTCATTATTTTTAAAGAAAAACAGTTTCCCCCTTATAGATGAACCGACAAATCATTTAGATATTGAATCCAGAAAATTAATAGGAGAATATTTAAAGGATCAGAAGAGAGGATTTATCTGTATATCCCATGACAGGAATTTTTTGAATACAGTAGGAGATCACATCCTTCATCTGCACAGTAAAAGAGAGGCTAAAATTTATAATACAACATTCTTTAAATTTGAAGAAAACTACCTACAGTTATTAGAATCAGAAAAGAAAAAAAATGAAAATCTAAAATCTAATATAAAGAAAAAAGAAGATAGCTTTAAACAAAAATCTGAATGGGCTGAAAAAGCTCAGAGGAAGATGGCAAAAACTCCTGCTAGTGGAAGCAAAGGTGGGTTAGAACTTTTAGGAGTAAGGGCTAAGGCACTTATGAAAAGCGCCAAAGGGTATGAAAAAAAAGCTCGTGAACACATTGAAGCTAAGAAAAAACTAGTTAAAAATTTTGAGAAAGAGTATGAAATAAAATTTAAAGATGTTAAACTCTTGCCTCAAAAGATTTTAAGGGTGGATAACCTAGATATCAGCTATGGAGATAAAAAAATCATATCAAATTTATCCTTTAGTATAGACCGGGGTGAAAGAGTAGCGATTATCGGCCCCAATGGGAGCGGGAAAACAAGTATCTTTAAAGCTGTTTTAAATCAGATAAAGTTTACTGGAAATATATTTATCGATTCCAGAATAAATATAGGTTATCTTCCTCAGGAGCTTCTGCCGAAGGATATGACACTAGAGGAATTTCTGATCGATTCAAATATTGATATCAAGTTATTTACTCCTTTTTTAGCCGCTTTTGATATCCGGGGGAACTTACTCGGTAAAGATACATCCCTTCTCAGTCAGGGGGAAACTAGAAAACTGTACATGGCACTGAACATCTACTTAGAAAAAGATTTTTTCATATGGGATGAGCCATTAAATTTTTTGGATCTTCATACCCGTACAAGAATTGAGAAAGCTATATTAAAATACAATCCAACTATTCTATTTATAGAGCATGATGATCTATTTGTAGAAAGGGTAGCAAATAAGATTATTACTTTGAAATAA
- a CDS encoding phaC PHA synthase, with translation MKRVKILLGMLFLLSSMSFATGFQFNVLDNQMPASQDVSGLRLNLLYGKTANVSGLDLPILALGEADNFTGVQFPLLFIGANKVNNSFKGVGFGLANIHGGESTGAILGAVNMTHNVKGLQWGAANISDGRTTADIGFVNISKGTTFQLGVFNMTDDLTGVQIGLINMAKTGFLPIFPFFNIDGRIF, from the coding sequence ATGAAAAGGGTTAAAATTTTATTAGGAATGTTATTTTTGTTATCTAGTATGTCATTTGCAACTGGATTCCAATTTAACGTATTGGATAATCAGATGCCGGCTTCTCAAGATGTCAGCGGATTAAGATTAAACTTACTTTACGGTAAGACTGCCAATGTTAGTGGGTTAGATCTTCCTATTCTAGCTTTGGGAGAAGCTGATAATTTTACTGGGGTACAATTCCCTCTATTATTTATTGGAGCGAACAAGGTTAATAATTCATTTAAAGGAGTTGGATTTGGTTTAGCAAATATCCATGGTGGGGAATCTACAGGAGCTATTTTAGGAGCAGTAAATATGACTCATAATGTAAAAGGTCTTCAATGGGGAGCAGCAAATATTTCTGATGGAAGAACAACAGCAGATATTGGTTTTGTTAATATCTCAAAGGGAACTACATTCCAATTAGGTGTTTTCAATATGACAGATGATCTTACTGGAGTACAAATAGGTCTAATCAACATGGCTAAAACTGGGTTTTTACCAATATTCCCATTCTTTAATATCGATGGAAGAATATTCTAG
- a CDS encoding tryptophanase, producing MCEYSTLAEPYKIKMVEKISLISKEKREERIVEVGYNQFGLKAEDIFIDLLTDSGTGAMSDHQWSALMLGDESYAGSRSFYRLEKSVQNITGYKYFVPTHQGRGAENVLFPLLIKKGQYSISNMHFDTTKAHVELKGGRAIDCVIPEAYDTALDHPFKGNMDNDRLESIILEKGSENIAFIIITITCNSAGGQPVSLKNIKETKKIADRYGIKIIFDSARFAENAYFIKKREKEYGHCSIVEIVREVFSYGDAITMSAKKDGIVNMGGLIAIKEDLELFNGVRAMVVPIEGFPTYGGLSGRDMDALAVGFTEVIEESYLASRIGQVEYLGKLLSEGGVPIQNPVGGHAVFVDAKKFLPHIPYYNFPAQALCIELYREAGVRGVEIGSFLLGNDPDTGEQLESAMELLRLTIPRRVYTNNHMDVVAKALINIYKRRDEIKGYEIEEEPKILRHFTAKLKPVK from the coding sequence ATGTGTGAATACTCGACATTAGCTGAACCGTATAAGATAAAGATGGTAGAAAAGATCAGTCTTATCTCTAAGGAGAAAAGGGAGGAAAGGATAGTAGAAGTAGGCTATAATCAATTTGGATTGAAGGCCGAAGATATCTTTATAGATCTTCTCACTGATTCTGGAACTGGAGCCATGAGCGATCACCAATGGTCAGCCCTGATGTTAGGAGATGAATCCTATGCAGGAAGCAGGAGTTTTTATCGACTGGAAAAATCAGTCCAAAATATTACAGGGTATAAATATTTTGTCCCAACCCATCAGGGTAGGGGTGCAGAAAATGTACTTTTCCCCCTTTTGATAAAAAAAGGCCAGTATAGCATATCCAATATGCACTTTGATACAACTAAGGCACATGTGGAATTAAAGGGTGGGAGAGCTATTGACTGCGTGATCCCAGAAGCCTATGACACTGCCCTCGATCATCCCTTCAAGGGGAATATGGACAACGACCGTTTAGAAAGTATCATATTAGAAAAAGGCTCAGAAAATATTGCTTTTATTATAATTACAATTACCTGCAACAGTGCCGGAGGACAGCCTGTTTCCCTAAAAAATATAAAAGAAACTAAGAAAATAGCCGACAGATATGGAATTAAAATAATCTTTGATTCTGCCAGGTTTGCAGAAAATGCCTATTTTATAAAAAAAAGAGAGAAAGAGTATGGGCACTGTTCTATTGTGGAGATTGTAAGAGAGGTTTTTTCCTATGGAGATGCCATTACCATGAGTGCTAAAAAAGACGGGATTGTGAATATGGGTGGGCTGATTGCTATAAAGGAAGATTTAGAACTATTTAATGGTGTCAGGGCCATGGTTGTTCCTATTGAAGGATTCCCTACCTATGGAGGACTTTCAGGGAGAGATATGGATGCTTTAGCCGTTGGATTTACAGAGGTTATAGAGGAATCATATTTGGCATCGAGAATAGGGCAGGTTGAATACCTTGGAAAACTGCTTTCAGAAGGAGGAGTCCCTATACAAAATCCTGTAGGAGGTCATGCAGTTTTTGTGGATGCCAAGAAGTTTTTACCTCACATACCCTATTATAATTTTCCTGCTCAGGCACTCTGTATAGAATTATATAGGGAAGCTGGTGTTAGAGGGGTAGAGATTGGATCATTTTTATTGGGAAATGACCCAGATACAGGAGAGCAGTTGGAATCTGCTATGGAACTACTGAGATTAACTATTCCTAGGAGGGTATATACTAATAATCATATGGATGTAGTGGCTAAGGCCTTGATTAATATCTATAAGAGAAGAGATGAAATAAAGGGGTATGAGATTGAGGAAGAACCAAAAATCCTAAGACACTTTACAGCTAAATTAAAACCGGTGAAATAA
- a CDS encoding OmpA family protein — MKKKISLLLLGVIAITGCKSIDPYTGEEKFSQTSKYALGGVIAGAAAGQIAGKDTESTLTGAAAGALAGAGLGYYFDRQEAALRAELQKTGVSLKRVDNKLQLVMPGNLTFNSSSSDVRSNFYEVLDSVSKVLNEYDKTDVFVSGHTDNTGKDSYNMTLSKNRADSVAKYLKSRGVQKTRITSEGLGSKYPITSNSTSQGRENNRRVEIEIIAKKG; from the coding sequence TTGAAAAAAAAAATATCATTATTATTATTAGGTGTTATAGCTATCACAGGGTGTAAAAGTATCGACCCATATACAGGTGAGGAAAAGTTCAGCCAAACCAGTAAATATGCTCTAGGTGGAGTTATCGCAGGAGCAGCAGCAGGGCAAATAGCAGGAAAAGACACAGAATCAACATTAACAGGAGCAGCAGCAGGAGCTTTAGCAGGGGCTGGACTGGGTTATTATTTTGACAGACAGGAGGCAGCTCTGAGAGCAGAACTTCAAAAAACAGGAGTTTCTTTAAAAAGAGTTGATAATAAATTACAGCTTGTTATGCCAGGAAACTTAACTTTTAATAGCAGCAGCTCAGATGTTAGAAGCAATTTCTACGAAGTCCTAGATTCGGTATCTAAGGTATTGAACGAATATGATAAAACTGATGTATTTGTTTCAGGACATACAGATAACACAGGTAAAGATTCTTACAATATGACTTTATCCAAAAATAGAGCAGACAGTGTTGCAAAATACCTTAAATCAAGAGGAGTACAAAAAACTAGGATCACAAGCGAAGGTTTAGGTTCTAAATACCCTATAACTTCTAATTCTACTTCACAGGGAAGAGAAAATAATAGAAGAGTTGAAATAGAAATAATAGCAAAAAAAGGCTAA